The Filimonas lacunae genomic sequence TTGAACCACCGGGTAAAAGATTTTACCAATGATGTGGTTACGTTCACCAACGATAAAGCCATCCCCACCAAAACCCTGGTGTGGGCGGCAGGCGTGTCGGCTTCTGTGTTACCGGGCATTCCGGCAACCAGCTATGGAGCCAGCCGCCGTTTAATAACCAATGCTTTTCACCAGGTGAAAGACCTGGAAAATATTTACGCGATTGGCGATACTGCTATTTTAAGTGGTGATGATAAATTTCCGGATGGACATCCACAGGTAGCACAGGTGGCTATACAACAGGGTAAAAACCTGGCTAAGAATTTTGAAGCATGGGGCGTAGGTAAACCGCCACATGCTTTTTCTTATTTCGACAAAGGAACGCTTGCCATTATCGGCCGCAATAAAGCGGTGGCTGATTTTCCATTATCCCGTTTACATATGAAAGGGTTCTTTGCCTGGTTAATATGGATTTTCATACACCTGGCTTCCCTCATCAATTACCGTAACCGTATGAGAACTTTTTACAACTGGGCAGGGGCCTATTTAACCCGCGACCAGTCGTTAAGAATGATTATACGTCCTGGGAAAAAAGAGTAAAGAATACTATTACTATAGCTATTTCATTTACAGCGGGTCCAGCGAGAATTCATAATTCACAATGCTGGGTTCGCTTATTTCACATACGGCACAAGCCGCTTTGTATAAATCGTTGACTATATAATCGGGCTGGCGAAAGCGATCTACACGCCAATCGGTTTCATTCTCATTGTTATACAATATGGTAGTACATCCTGCACGATGGCCGGCTTCCATATCATCCAGCAAATCGCCAATTACCCAGGAGTGAGACAGATCAATTCCAAAAGAACTGGCTGCTTTTAACAACATACCGGCAGAAGGCTTGCGGTCATCTGAGTTTTTAGCAAACTCCGCTATAATACCATCCGGGTGGAAGGGACTATAATAGAAGGCATCGATATACACCTCATTTTCTGCCAGCATACTAGCTATGCGGGCATTGACTGCATCCACTTGCTTGGCGGTAAAATTTCCTTTGGCAATGCCCCCCTGGTTAGCAATGACAATAATAAGAAAATCGTTCTGCTGCATGAGTTTCAAGGCATCTACAGCACAATCATCAAGCTCAACAAGGCTTGGGTCGATATTAAAGGGACGGTTTTTAATCAAGGTGCCATCCCGGTCAATAAATACAGCTTTTATCATAGAATATAGTATTCGAACGCCTATAGAAAATATCAGAAACAGGAGCTACTCCATGTGCATGACTACATTACAGCCCCTGTTTCAATAACGCATTTCATCTATAAAGTGTTCGCTATATTTCTCTATAATTTCAATTAATTAATACTAACCTACAACTATGCTTGCAATGCTGCTAAACTGTCCTACTTCGCAGAAGTTTTCTGCACATATGGCCTGGTATTCGCGAGATTCGGCTGCATGCTCTGTTACCAGTGGCGTACGATCTTTATAAGGCGATTCAACCGACCAATCCAGGAATTTAAATTCAGCTTCTCCTCTTAACCGGCTATATATGGCTATAGCATGTGTATACTTTTTATTAAAATATACAAGCACTCCGCCAGCCGTTGTTTTTAACTTCAAAGAGGGACGTAAAGTGGTGTAATCGACCGTGCGTTTACTACCAATGATCCCCAATTCAGTAGCCACCATCTCGTCACCCAATATGGATTTAATAAATATGGCCATGTTGCCAATCTTTTTCTCCCCTTCCAGAATAGCTCTGTCCTTAAAAGCCATTGCGGCAGACAAATCTTTTTTCTTACGGTCTACCTCACATATGGCATCAGCCATAGCCTGAGCAAAAGTGACCTGTTCGGTAACTTTTTCCGGGGGAAGGCCCAAAGACTCTCCATAATATTGTATCGTTTCAACATAATTGGCAATCCAAATCACCTTATCCGCTTCTTTCCGGGGAAAAAACCCTTTGTGTTTTTTCATTTTTATTGTTTGTTAATAATAGTTTCCTTTTCCAAAAACATTGTTTATCAATGTATTAAGGTTGAAAAATCGAAAAATAAGCTTTCCCGGGACTTTGATGAGCGCTCACCAAAGTGCCGGTAGCGCTTTTCAAATGGCCGTGAGTCCTCACCACACAAGCGGGAGTACTCACGATGTACCCGGTAGCGCTCACGACGCAACGGTGAGCGCTCATCAGTTCGGCGGGAGTACTCACCACCAGGTTGTGAGCACAAAAAAATGCTCCAGCAGCAAACATCTATCCGTAGCATAGACGAAATAAACGGTTGCTTACACAGTTTTAAGGTAACGCGCGCCTGCATATGCTGCTACGTACACTACTTTAATAGAAATGTGCACCTGTAAATGAGAAGGATAATTGGATGGAAAACACCAATATACAGACAAATAAGAAAATGATCAATTATAGGGGAAAAAACGCCGGAAAAGGGCGCGCAAGCGGATAGACTCCCGAATAAATGAGTAATTCAGGAGAAATAGTGTTTATTTGCATAGCTTTTTGTATAAAAACCCTTGGATGACTAACATTTTAATAGCGGAAGACCATGCCATCGTAAGATTAGGCATCAGCATTCTTTTAAAAAATCTGTACCCCGGGACTAACGTCCTGGAAGTCGATGATTTTAATGAAGCCATTAAAATAATTAACCAGAGACCCATCGACCTCATCATTCTCGACATCAATATTCCCAATGGCAATAGTACTCAGATGATTGATACTATGCGGGCGCGGCAGCCGGAAATACGTATATTGATATTTTCTGCCTATGATGAAGAGCTGTATGCCCAGCGCTACATTGAAGCAGGCGCCAATGGCTTTTTATCGAAAGGAGCCCGCGGGCCTGAAATTGATAAGGCTATTAAAACGGTTTTGAACTCTGACATATATGCCAGCGAATTTGTAAAACAATCGCTGCTACAACGTCTGGCCGACAAGAATACCTCTTCCAATCCTTTGCAAAACCTGAGTAACCGTGAAACGGAGGTGATGCAATTGCTGATTGATGCCAAAAGTGTGTCAGAAATCTCCAGTATGCTTAACCTGCAAATAAGCACCGTGAGCACGTACAGGAAAAGAATATTTGAGAAACTGAGCATTAAAAACATTGTTGAGTTAATTCAAAAATACCGTTCACTAACACCTTAAAAAAGATGGCCGCTTTAGGAGTAAAGCAGCCCGTTCTTCAAAGAAAACCTAATTTTTCAAAATTTTCACCTCTGTACGGCGGTTCATCTGGTGCTCTTTAGAAGTACACTTTACACCATTCGCACATCTGTTGGTTAATCTTGTTTCGCCATAGCCGGCTGCAATTAACCTGCTGGCTGCAACGCCTTTGGATATCAGGTATTGAACGGCAGATTTTGCCCTGTTTTGCGACAATACCAGGTTATGCTGGTCGCTGCCACGGCTATCGGTATGGGATGATAATTCAATTTCAATTTTCGGATACTTCATTAATATAGCCACCAGTTTATCCAGCTCTTTTGCTGCATCGGGGCGGATATTATGCTTATCGGTGTCGTAATACAGTTTATCCAACACAAAAGTCTCCCCTATTTCAAAATGCCTGTCGGGAATAGAACCAATAACCGGAGGTTTTACCGGAATGGTTTCCGGTGGCGGCACTACTGCCAGGTAAATGCGGGAATATACTGTGTCAATATCTTTATAACCGGTGGTAGGCACATCAATAGAAGCACTGGTAAAGCCAGGATAGGCCGCACGGATAATATACTGCTGGTTGCGTTTTACCACAAATGTGTTGTTACCATGGCCATCGGTGGTAGCAGTAGTATCGGTAGTGACTGCCGAGCAGGTAAGCTGCACCTGCGCCCCTTTGAGTATAGTGGAATCTTTGCGGTTATATACGGTGTTATCCAGTAACAGGAAATACACAGGAGGTATTTCAAAAGAATAAATATCATCACTGCCCGAACCACCTTCGCGATCAGAAGCCAGGAAACCCTTGCGTTTTTGGATATTGCAATAAAAATCGTCGTAGCTGGAGTTAAATGGCAGCTTCATATTCACCGGCGTTTGCCAGGCACTGTCTGTACCATAAGCATAAAACAGGTCTAAGCCACCCATCCCCGGATGTTCGTTGCTGGAAAAATACAGGGTAGTATCGGCTACGATAGTAGGAAACACTTCCTGCCCGGGCGTGTTAATAACACTGCCACAGTTAATAGGGCTGTACCAGCCGCCATCATTCTTTTTCTCGCAAAACCAGATATCAGTACCACCAAAACCGCCGGGCATGTCCGAAGCAAAATACAACCGGCTGCCATCTTTTGCCAAAGCGGCATGGCCTACAGAATAGCTTTTTACATTGTTATAGGCAAAAGCTACCGGTGCGCCCCACTCGTTATTGCTGTTTTTTACACAATAGTAAATTTCCAGCTTACGCGTGCCCACACTGCGGGTTAATGCTTTTTCGTATTCCAGGTTATTACCATCATTGGTAATGGTAAAGTATACGGTATCCAGGTTTTTAGAAAAAACAGCTGGTCCTACGTGGTACTCAAAATTAGCCCCACCCGGTTTAAAATCAGCTGCTATAAAGTTGGCGCTATCGGCAATACCGGCCGCCACAGCTACCGTATCGGCCTGATATAGCTTTAAGAATGCGTGACCGTTTCTACCATAAGTATTACGGGCACGCTCTTTCTTATTCATAGGTAATGAGTCAATGGTATGATCGGAAGTAAATACCAGCTTATTGCCATAGAAACTAACCCCCCAGTCAGAAACATCGGTATTCAACAACTTCTCATTCACCAAAGGCAATGGTTTGGTAGTATCACTAAGCCATACTTTAGCCGAATCACATCCGGCAATTCTTCTGGCTACCAGTTCGGGTTTATGTGTACGGCTGCTGAAATTGTTATATGAAACTCTTGCTTCATCATAACGTTTCAGAATTTTTTGCATATCTCCCACCCGCATCCATAAGGCGGGGTTTGCTGTATCGCGCTTTAAAAAAGTCTGGTAGGTGGCTACCGCTTTTTCGTACTGCTGCATCATTTCGTAGCAATAGCCCAGTTTGTAATATACCTGTGGCTTTACCTTGCCATCTTTTACAATCTGCTCGTACAAAGGAGCGGCTACTACAAACTCAAAACGTTCAAAACGCCTGTCGGCAATGTTTTCCAGCGAAGGCTGCTCCTGCGCCTGGCTGTGCAGCATGCTTATTAATAAAGAAAGTAATAATAGATTTCTTTTCATTGGTGTGCTTACTTTAAAAATACCTTGGACTTAACGCTCTTTTTGCTTTTTTAGCTAATACACGCATACCAAAAGATATTTCATGTGTTCCGCTCTGATAAGGGTTCATCTTACTTACTGAAAAGTCATAAGCATAACCTATGCGTAAGGTTGGCGTAGCATACACTTCCACAATAGCGGCAAAGGCATCTTTGTTTTCCAGGTTACTTTGTAAATCGGCCTGGTTCCAGATTCTTAAACCGGTACGATAGCTACCCCCTAACCACAAAATGTCGTGCAGGAGAAGGAAGGCATTAATATCCACGTTGCTCGGGCCTTTAAAATCTTCTTTCCATAATATAGATGGTTTCAGCTTTACCACAGGGGATAAAGGCACCACAAAACCAGAAGTCAGATACAGGTGCGCAGAACGCTCCATAGACTTAAAGGTTTGTGAGCTCCAGCTATATTTTATATCTGCTGTGCTGGTAGCCAGTAAATCGTTGGCCGCTACACCAAAATACCATTTAGGCGTATAGTAATATACCCCCACGTTGGCATCAGGCACCAGCTTGCTGGTTTTGGTAACCGGCACCGCTGCATCGTTGTTGTCTACATATTTAAAAGCAGTACCATCAATACTATATTGGGTAATACCTACACCAAAGCCGATACACAGCCTTTTAGAGCCCAGATCGTCTAAAGGAATACGATAGGCATAACCACCACTGGCATACAGGGTGCTTTGCGGCCCCAGCTTATCACTCATTACCTTGGCACTGAACGCCATACGCTCTTCCCTGCCTGGCACCAGCCAATCGACTGATGCGGCGGCGGTTTTAGGAGCGCCGGGCATGCCCACCCATTGCTGGCGGTATATACCACTGATATAGGTATCACCACGATAACCACTATAAGCAGGGTTTATAAACAAAGGGTTGAACACGTACTGGCTAAACTGTACGTCCTGCTGGGCACGGCTGCTGAATACAGCAACCAGCATCAGCAACAGCAACCCTGTTCTTTTGCAGCTTTTCATAATTGTATTCTTCTCCATCATGACACGCTTCATAGTTAGTTTAATTTCTGTATCCATCCTTTATACACCCTCTTACCGGAAGGTTTGTTTACAGTAAGTATATAGTAATAGGTACCATCATTTAAGCCTTTACCTGTCCAGTCATTTTTGTAATCAGATGACTGATACACCATGTTACCCCAACGGTTGTAGATCATAATAGGTGAGCCTGGATAAGAGGTAAGCCCCAGTATCACAAACTTATCGTTCTTGCCATCGCCGTTTGGCGTGATCACGTTTGGTATAAACAGATCTTCCGGACTTGAATTGGTAGACACAGAAGAAGTGTTGTTAGTGAGGTCTGGATCTTCATCAGAACCTGATACCACTGCTGTGTTCTCCACATCCCCACCGCTTATTACTTTGGCAGTGATTACCAGTGTGGCAGTTGCACCACCTTCCATTGAACCGATAGTCCAGGTAATACGCTTGGTAGTATTATCATATACTGCGCTGCCGGTAGAAGTAGATAAACGAACATCGTTACCACCCAGGTTGGCAGCCAGGATATCGATCACTTCCACATCAGAAGCTTTTTTCGTGCTCTTGTTGGTAACCAGTAATTCAAAGCTTACTTCCCTGCCTACTGCTATATCAGCCTTATCGGTGATAATACGTTTTACAATAGCCAGATCTACTTTACGTTTGG encodes the following:
- a CDS encoding PorP/SprF family type IX secretion system membrane protein; this translates as MKRVMMEKNTIMKSCKRTGLLLLMLVAVFSSRAQQDVQFSQYVFNPLFINPAYSGYRGDTYISGIYRQQWVGMPGAPKTAAASVDWLVPGREERMAFSAKVMSDKLGPQSTLYASGGYAYRIPLDDLGSKRLCIGFGVGITQYSIDGTAFKYVDNNDAAVPVTKTSKLVPDANVGVYYYTPKWYFGVAANDLLATSTADIKYSWSSQTFKSMERSAHLYLTSGFVVPLSPVVKLKPSILWKEDFKGPSNVDINAFLLLHDILWLGGSYRTGLRIWNQADLQSNLENKDAFAAIVEVYATPTLRIGYAYDFSVSKMNPYQSGTHEISFGMRVLAKKAKRALSPRYF
- a CDS encoding OmpA family protein, which translates into the protein MKRNLLLLSLLISMLHSQAQEQPSLENIADRRFERFEFVVAAPLYEQIVKDGKVKPQVYYKLGYCYEMMQQYEKAVATYQTFLKRDTANPALWMRVGDMQKILKRYDEARVSYNNFSSRTHKPELVARRIAGCDSAKVWLSDTTKPLPLVNEKLLNTDVSDWGVSFYGNKLVFTSDHTIDSLPMNKKERARNTYGRNGHAFLKLYQADTVAVAAGIADSANFIAADFKPGGANFEYHVGPAVFSKNLDTVYFTITNDGNNLEYEKALTRSVGTRKLEIYYCVKNSNNEWGAPVAFAYNNVKSYSVGHAALAKDGSRLYFASDMPGGFGGTDIWFCEKKNDGGWYSPINCGSVINTPGQEVFPTIVADTTLYFSSNEHPGMGGLDLFYAYGTDSAWQTPVNMKLPFNSSYDDFYCNIQKRKGFLASDREGGSGSDDIYSFEIPPVYFLLLDNTVYNRKDSTILKGAQVQLTCSAVTTDTTATTDGHGNNTFVVKRNQQYIIRAAYPGFTSASIDVPTTGYKDIDTVYSRIYLAVVPPPETIPVKPPVIGSIPDRHFEIGETFVLDKLYYDTDKHNIRPDAAKELDKLVAILMKYPKIEIELSSHTDSRGSDQHNLVLSQNRAKSAVQYLISKGVAASRLIAAGYGETRLTNRCANGVKCTSKEHQMNRRTEVKILKN
- a CDS encoding response regulator — its product is MTNILIAEDHAIVRLGISILLKNLYPGTNVLEVDDFNEAIKIINQRPIDLIILDINIPNGNSTQMIDTMRARQPEIRILIFSAYDEELYAQRYIEAGANGFLSKGARGPEIDKAIKTVLNSDIYASEFVKQSLLQRLADKNTSSNPLQNLSNRETEVMQLLIDAKSVSEISSMLNLQISTVSTYRKRIFEKLSIKNIVELIQKYRSLTP
- a CDS encoding D-glycero-alpha-D-manno-heptose-1,7-bisphosphate 7-phosphatase; translated protein: MIKAVFIDRDGTLIKNRPFNIDPSLVELDDCAVDALKLMQQNDFLIIVIANQGGIAKGNFTAKQVDAVNARIASMLAENEVYIDAFYYSPFHPDGIIAEFAKNSDDRKPSAGMLLKAASSFGIDLSHSWVIGDLLDDMEAGHRAGCTTILYNNENETDWRVDRFRQPDYIVNDLYKAACAVCEISEPSIVNYEFSLDPL